The Austwickia sp. genome includes a region encoding these proteins:
- a CDS encoding exodeoxyribonuclease VII small subunit, producing MTAAENTVPAAKTVDRHADVAELSYESARDELIGIVGRLEGGQVGLEESMRLWERGEALADHCAAWLDGAERRLRREDAAAEADEAEAEAEGS from the coding sequence GTGACCGCCGCCGAGAACACCGTCCCCGCCGCGAAGACCGTGGACCGCCATGCGGATGTGGCCGAGCTCAGCTACGAGTCCGCCCGCGACGAGCTGATCGGCATCGTCGGCCGGCTCGAGGGCGGACAAGTCGGCCTCGAAGAGAGCATGCGGCTGTGGGAGCGGGGCGAGGCCCTGGCCGACCACTGCGCCGCGTGGCTGGACGGCGCGGAGCGCCGGCTCCGCCGGGAGGACGCGGCGGCCGAAGCCGACGAGGCTGAGGCTGAGGCTGAGGGCTCCTAG
- a CDS encoding DUF4245 domain-containing protein, translating into MTSTEPSPPATGADPATTPSGPPARTSTHGRGNWRSLVISMVIMTVVVFVLVALMPHPAQRERTTVDVARVAGQLAAEKHWPLATVRTGDDWHPTSVRLAADDKGVPTWEVGYHHLPGDDRYVVLSQTRPGDGVSAEQVATWVSRQSRAGRDDGTSQVGGVTWTRRTAAVEGGPPRTQRSLVAQGADAPGGLTTVLSGEVDYADLERFAGSLQLQDATAAATPSAAQTSSR; encoded by the coding sequence GTGACCAGCACCGAGCCCAGCCCGCCCGCCACCGGCGCTGATCCCGCGACGACACCGTCCGGACCCCCAGCGCGGACCAGCACCCACGGCCGCGGCAACTGGCGCAGCCTGGTCATCTCCATGGTCATCATGACCGTCGTGGTGTTCGTGCTCGTCGCGCTCATGCCGCACCCCGCCCAGCGCGAGCGCACGACGGTCGACGTGGCGCGGGTCGCCGGCCAGCTCGCCGCCGAGAAGCACTGGCCGCTGGCGACCGTGCGTACCGGGGACGACTGGCACCCGACGAGCGTGCGCCTCGCCGCGGACGACAAGGGCGTGCCGACCTGGGAGGTCGGCTACCACCACCTGCCGGGCGACGACCGGTACGTCGTGTTGTCCCAGACCCGCCCCGGCGACGGCGTGAGCGCGGAGCAGGTGGCCACGTGGGTGTCGCGGCAGAGCAGGGCAGGACGCGACGACGGTACGTCGCAGGTGGGTGGCGTCACGTGGACTCGGCGTACGGCGGCCGTGGAGGGCGGCCCCCCACGGACCCAGCGCAGCCTCGTCGCGCAGGGCGCCGACGCGCCGGGCGGCCTGACCACGGTCCTCTCCGGCGAGGTCGACTACGCCGACCTCGAGCGCTTCGCGGGATCCCTTCAGCTCCAGGACGCGACGGCCGCTGCCACACCGTCGGCGGCGCAGACGAGCTCCCGCTAG